The nucleotide sequence TTTTTGTGTTGGTACAGCTTTCGCTAAAACGGAAAAATGTACTGTGAAAACAGTCGCGGTTGAAGGCGAAAAGGCTACTGTAACCATGGAATGTGAAAAGGATGCTGAGCTGAAAGAAGGCGATACCGTAAAGGTTAGAGCTCAAAAGAAAAAAGTCGTTGAAGGTTGCTAAATTTTAGAAAGGTCTTTCTATTGTAATACAACGAGATCTTTTGTTTTTTTTGTAAAAGCCGGCCGCGTTCATGCGCTGCCGGCTTTTCTGTTTTTATCAGGAACTCCAAGGCACCTCCTTTTCCAGTTGAGAATATGGGTGGTCTTTAACAGAAAGAGAATATTATGGATCCGCAGACGCTCCCCGCTGAAGCTCAGGAGCTTTATCAGAGAATCAAGCAGCAGTATCGTGTCGCTTTTGAAGCGTTGAAGCTCGATGATGAGCTTCAGCTCCACCTCTTGAAAATTACCGATATTGAGCAGATGCTGGCAGGCAAGGACCCGCTGAAAAATCCCTCGGAATTTCCTTTTTGGGTGCGCCTTTGGGAGGCGGCTGTTGTCCTGTCTCGTCTCATGGTGAACGTACGTCCTGCCCCTGGGGCAACAGTACTTGAGCTTGGTGCGGGGCTTGGTGCTCCAGGTTTGACAGCAGCAGCCTTAGGCTGTTCTGTCACTCTGACTGATTACGAGGAGATAATTCTTGATTTTGGCAGGGTTAGTGCTGCAGCTTCAAAGCTCGATCAAGTGCAGTTTTCCCTTTTAGATTGGCTTGATCCACCGGAAATGGAGCGCTATGACATCGTCCTTGGAGCAGAAGTGCTTTTTCGGGAGGAGTTTTTTCAGCCCCTGCTCTCTGTTCTCCGCCGGGCCGTAAAGCCGGATGGGGTTGTCTATCTTGCCCATGATTTGAAGAGGAAGTCGGTTTATCCTTTTCTCCAATTGGCGGAAAAAGAGTATGTCATCTCTGCCTCAAAACGCGTCTTAAAAAGTTTGGAGCAGGATAAAGAGATCCTGCTGACGCGTTTGACTCCCCGGTGAGCCTTTTTTCTTCTTTTTTTTCTCCGCTGTGTACCCTGTCAGCTTAAATATTGCCGGAAAACTCTGTGTTGTTGTGGGGGGCGGCAATGTGGCCGCACGGAAAGTCCTTTCTCTGCTCAAGGCCCAGGCTTCTGTGCGAATTATCAGTCCGCAACTGACTGAGGCCTTGTCAGGACAGGTAGCGAATGCTGCTGTTGATTGGTGGGGCAGGGGCTATCAGAGTGGGGATCTTGACGGGGCTCTGCTGGTGTTCGCTGCTACCGATAATCGGCAAGTTCAGGATGCTGTTGTCCGGGATGCGCAGAAGGCAGGTCTCCTGATCAATGTGGCTGATGCCCCAGAGCTCTGCGATTTTCAGGTGCCAGCGGTTGTTCGAAGAGACAATTTAAGCATAGCCGTCTCCACCAATGGGGCAAGTCCAGCCTTGGCTGGAAAAATTCGCCAGGAGTTGGAAGAAAGATACGGAGAGGAGTACGCTGTTTTGTTGCGCCTGATGGCTCGCCTGAGAGCGCGAATTTGCAACGATGCTTCTTCAGAAGGAGGCGATCGGAGAAGGGTATTCCAAAATATCCTCCATGAGGATATAATTCAGTGGATACGAGGTGGGCAGTGGGAGCGCATAGCACAGCACCTTGATACCGTCCTTGGCCCTGGTAGACATTTTGATCTCAGTGAACTCAGAGAAAGAGAGATAACACCCTGATGAGCTACCTGCTTTTTCAAACCAGCTTTGCAGCCTATCTTGCTGCTGCTGTCGTTTATACAGTCTTCTTTTGGAGCCAGAAGAACCGGATAAGAAATGTTGCACGCATTGTCTTTGTCGGAGCGGCTTCTCTGCATACTCTTAATATCCTTTTTCGCTATATTGAGGCCGGGCATACTCCTATTACCAGTATTCATGAGACCGTTTCTTTCTTTGCCTGGTCAATAGCTTGGTGCCATCTTTCTTTTCGCTGGCGCTATACGGTCAAGAATTCCGGTACCTTTACCGCAATTATTGTCCTCCTCCTGATGCTGGCAGCCTCATTAGCCTCCCGGGAGATTCTTCCATTACCGCCTGAGTTGCGGTCCTGGTGGCTTCCTATTCATGCCTCTATTTCTATTATAGCCGCAGCCTTTCTGACCTTGGCCGCGATCGGAGGAATCATGTATCTGCTTCAGGAGCGGGAGCTGAAACAGAAGCGGTTTGGTTTCTTTTTCTCGCGTCTGCCCTCACTGGATACCCTGGATAAACTGAATCAGCACTGCATCAGTATAGGTTTTCCCTTGATGACGGTGGGGATGTTTGCCGGGTATGCCTGGGCCCGCCAGATATGGGGTGGTCGTCCTTGGCATTGGAATCCAAAGATTATCATGTCCGTGATAACATGGTTGCTGTATGCGGGGCTTATGCATCAGCGTTTCACGATGGGATGGCGGGGCCGTCGGGCCGCCTGGATAACCGTTATCGCTTTTTTTGCAGTGTTGCTGACACTCTGGTTTATGTTAAGAGAAGGAGTGTAAGGCATGGGCCAGGATTCCATAGTTCTCCTCGGAGTAAATCATAAGAAAACCCCTTTGGAAATACGTGAGAAATTGGCGCTCACTGGAGGGTACAAAGAACCACTGGAAACGTTGCGCAAGCTGGCCGGACTCAAGGAGTATTATCTCCTTTCCACCTGCAATCGGGTGGAGGTCCTGTTTATCTGTCAAGATCCAGAGCAGATGCGTCGCGAGGTGCTTGATCTGCTTTTTGCCGGTAAGGTGAGTCGAGACGAGGTAAGTGGCTGCATCTATGTTTACGAGAACGAGGAGGCAGTACGGCACCTCTTCATGGTCTCCTCCAGTTTAGACTCCATGATCGTGGGTGAGTCGCAGATTCTCGGACAGTTGAAAGAGGCCTTCCGCCACGCAGCAGAGCAGAAAACAGCAGGTTTGATTTTGAATAGGCTGCTGCACAAGTCTTTTTCTGTGGCGAAACGAGTGCGAACGGAAACCCGAATTGGGGCCAATGCGGTCTCCATTTCTTATGCCGCAGTAGAGTTAGGGCGCAAGATCTTCGGTGATCTCCGGGGTAAACGCGTTATGCTGGTCGGGGCTGGCGAGATGGCTGAACTCGCTGCCGAGCACCTCGTTGGGCAGGGGATTCAGGAGGTCGTGGTTGCTAACCGTACCCTAGCGCGGGCCATGAAATTAGCTGCCCGTTTCAAGGGCAGGGCCGTGGGGCTGGATGAGGTGGTTGAGCAGCTTCTTGACGTGGATATTCTTATCAGTTCTACCGGAGCTGAGGGGTTGGTTCTGTATAAAAAAGATATTGCACCGCTTATGCCCCGACGACGCAACAGGCCGCTTTTCTTTATCGATATTGCCGTGCCTCGGGATCTGGATCCGGAGATCAATACCTTGGAAAATATTTATCTCTATGATATTGATGATTTGAACAATGTAGTTGAGATGAACCGTGAGCAGCGGGACAAAGAGGCGATCAAGGCCCGGCGTATTGTTGAAGAAGAAACCCTGAAGTTTCAGCGCTGGCTTGAGGGGATGGAAGTGACGCCGACCATTGTCGATCTCAGGGCGATTGCTGAATCTATTTGCCAGGCCGAACTGGCTAAAACCCTGCCCCGCCTCAACGGCATAAGTGCCAAGGAGAGAGAATCCATTGAGCGGATGGCCTCCTCTATTGTTGGGAAAATACTCCATCATCCTATGCAGTACCTGAAAGCCGATCACGATAGCCTTGATCAATCGGAGCGAATTATGCAAGTCCGTACCTTGTTTCAACTCAATGAACAAGGGAATCAAGCTGACGATTGAGACATGACCGAGCAGGAACGCCGCAGTATTGTAGAAGATGAACTTTTTCTCCTTAGAGATTCGGGAGAATTGCCGGAAATAGCTTATCATTCCTCCCTCTATTATTTGACGGAAGATCAAGATGGCCCCGGACTGGTCTTGACTGAGAGCGAACAGCGCCTCTTGCAGGAGGCCGCTCTGGAGCGTTGCCAAGAGATTATCCTGCGTGATCTTATGCCGGATAATCGGGACTTGGGGATCTATCGAGGTCCACAGCGCAGTATCTCTAATTGGCAGAGGTATTGCAGGTTTTGTCAACGGATTGATCAGCGGCAGGATGAGGCGTTCAGAGAGAGCGTCGCTCAGGCCCTGGTACGTTTTATCCGGCAGGAGGCGGCTGATGTGGAGGAAGGATGGCGGGCGAGTTCAGTTAATTGCACGAGCGAGGAGCTGTTTATCTTTGCTGAGGAGGTCGGAGTCTCACGTTCGATTCCTGACTTCGGCAGGCTTTTTTGGCGTTGAGTGTAAGCGTATTCAAGGGCAATGGAAAACAGAAAGCCGTCTGAAAAGAACTGCTGACTTTGTGCTGATAAAGAGAAACCGGGTTAGGTGCTGAGAAGGTTTCGGTAGACTGGTCGTGCAACAAAAGAGGGTCGCTGGCATAAGCTGGTGGCCCTTTTTTAGCTTAACAATTCAACGCTTATCATCAATAACTTTTATACTCATTCTTGTTGACATGAATACACCGATAGGGCAACATTAAAAAATATATTTATACTACCGGCTGTAGTGGGCTCCGACATGTAAAGAGTGGTAACTTTCTTCATGAGCAGCTGTTCGAATATGCCTTGTCGTGGTCGCATCTATTCTGGATACTGCGCATTTTTTTAGATCAAAGTCGTCTGCTGGCGAAGGTATTGCAATAGTTTTTTCTTTTCTAGAAAATGTCTGGTAAGTCGAGCATGTTCTGTCTGGATTACTTGCTGGTATTATTTCCTTAATCATGAACTCCCGGCATGAAAAAAGTAGAAAATGAACAGGCTGTTTTTTTAAATAATAAGCAATTACATTTGAAACAGCACTTAGAATACAGGAGTTGGGTTGCGGGCAAAGTCCGCATTAGCCTGTTATGGTTAAGTTGTTTTTTCTTGAGGAGCTTTTTGGAATATTCTGTGGGGTAAATATTACCCTTGACACAGGAATAATTCTTAATTACTTTAAGAAAATAATAATAATTAACAGCAGGTGATCCGATGAAAGATATCTTACGAATGACCCACCAGCGTGAATTGATTCTAGAAGAGCTTGGAAATTGCCATAACCATCCTACTGCTGATGCATTGTACGAGCGAATCAAGAAGAAGTTACCGCGTATCAGCTTGGCTACTGTGTATAGGAATCTTGAGATTCTGTCCGAAGCAGGAATGATCAGGAAGTTGGAAATCAGCGGGCGTCAGAAGCGATTCGACAAGGAAATAGAACAACACGACCATGTTTTTTGTGTACAATGTCGTCGTGTTGACGATATTAGATTTGATCAGAGTCGGTTAATCTCTTTGGAAGAAGGCCAGAGCCAAGGGTATAAAATTTCTGGCTGCCGGGTGGAATTCTTCGGCCTCTGTCCGAAATGCCAGGCCAGGAACAAGAAGAAGGTGGCGAAAAAAGATGACTGTGACGCCGGGTGTAAGGGGGCTTGTAAAAAAAGCGTATTAAGTGTTCGGCAACGTGAGGTCCTTAAGGCCTTGGCAACATCAGATGATGTCTGTGCGAATAAAGATATTGCCGCTGTCACCTCGTTAGAGCCTAAACAGATCAGCTGTCAGCTGACCGCGTTGAAGAAGAAAGGCTTTGTCACCAGCCCTGTTCGATGCAAGTATGAAATAACCGAAGCTGGAAAAGCAGCATTATAGCAATAAAGGAGGAAATATCATCATGACCGTATTGCAAGGTTCCCAGACAGAGAAGAATATCCTTACCGCATTCGCTGGCGAATCCCAGGCCAGAAACCGCTACTCATTTGCGGCAAAAGTTGCCAAAAAGGAGGGCTTGGTGCAGATTTCCAATATCTTTGAGAAGACGGCGGAACAGGAGCGAGCCCATGCCAAGACCCTGTTTAAGCTGCTTGAAGGTGGTGAGGTTGAAGTGCAGGCCTCTTTTCCTGCTGGAACCATAGGAACGACCATGGAAAATCTGGAAGCAGCCGCAGCCGGAGAAGAGCATGAATATATGGAAATGTATCCTGATTTCGCCAAGGTTGCCGAGGAAGAGGGCTTCTCTCTTGTTGCCGCTACCTTCAGGGCCATTGCCAGGGCAGAGCAACAGCACGCAAAGCAGTACCGTTCTTTTATTAGTAATTTAAAGGATGGAAAGGTCTTTAAGCGTGATGAAACCGTGACCTGGTATTGTATAAAATGCGGTTTTCTGCATGAAAGCCCAGAGGCCCCCCTGAAGTGCCCGGCCTGTTCTCATCCGCAAGGGTATTTTGAGCTCCTTGCAGAAAATTGGTAAGAGGGGCGCCGGGGTATGGAGCAGCAGGTCCTCCATGACGCCCGACCAGCTGCTAAACAATGAGTGGAGGTGTGTACTATCCTTCGTCGTTTTTTTGGTCGGGTTTTTGGTGATTACCCCTACACGGCTCATTAGGAGCGATACAGCGCAGCTTGTCTTTACAATTGTCTGTACAAGGAGGTATTGAAAAAAAATCAACGGGTTCATGTTGACGTATACGATAAACACTGTCTATAATGTAGTCTGAATTTCTTCAAGAAGAAATACTCATGCCAATAAAGGAGGGCGGTATAATGTGCAGATTGGTTACGAAGCAGGCCCCTGGTTTTACAGCAACCGCTGTGATGGGCGACGGTTCTTTTAAAGACGATTTCACGTTGTCCGATTATCGCGGCAAATATGTCATCCTTTTCTTTTACCCTCTCGATTTTACCTTTGTCTGTCCCTCGGAGATCATCGCCTTTGATAAGGCCTTGGCAAAATTTCACGAAAAGAACTGCGAGGTTATCGGAGTTTCCATCGATTCGCAATTCAGTCACTGGGCCTGGAGAAATACCCCGGTCAATAATGGCGGTATCGGCGAAATTCAATATCCTCTGGTTGCAGATCTGGATAAAACGATATCTCGTCAGTACGGGGTCTTGTTGGATATGGGCGTTGCCCTGCGAGGTACCTTCCTGATTGACAAGGAAGGCGTTATCCGCCATGCCGTTGTTAATGATCTCCCCCTTGGCCGTTCTATTGAAGAGGCCCTGCGCATGGTCGATGCCTTGATCTTTCACGAAACCCATGGCGATGTCTGTCCCGCCAACTGGAAAGAGGGTGAAGATGCCATGACCCCAACAGCCGAAGGGGTTGCCGATTACCTGAGCAAAAACGCCAGCTGATTTTCTGGAAGTATCGCTGGTTCGAGGACCTGTCATATAACGAAAAGTGTCAGGCAGGAAGACTGTGCAAGCCTTTCTGTCAATCCTAAAGCGAATAGTAAAAACGGAGGATAATGATGACCAAGAAGAACGAAGTCTATAAATGTCCCTTATGTGGAAACATCGTTCAGGTGCTGCATACCGGTGCCGGTGAATTGGTATGCTGCGGTCAACCCATGGAGCTGATGACGGAAAATACCGTTGATGCAGCTCAGGAAAAACACATTCCTGTCGTTGAAAAAACAGAGAACGGGTATACGGTCACTGTCGGCTCTGTTGCGCATCCTATGGAGGAAAAACACTGGATTGAATGGATTGAGTTGGTGACAGATACCGCTGTTTATCGGGCAGATCTGAAGCCAGGAGATGCCCCGGAAGCTGTTTTTTGTACAGAGGCTGGTGCTGTGACTGCACGGGCCTACTGTAATTTACACGGGCTTTGGAAAGCATAATCAGGAAATGCCGAATTTTCGGTAAACCGCTCAATAAACAAGAGGGATTGTTTAATGGAAACATACACATGTGATGTCTGCGGCTATGATTACAACCCAGAGGCTGGGGACCCGGACAATGATGTTGCCCCAGGTACACCTTGGGATCAGGTGCCGGAAGAGTGGATTTGTCCTGTCTGTGGGGCTGGTAAGGATGCCTTTGAGGTAGCATAATCCTCTTTGAGCAGACTGTTGACAGCAGAAATGGCTTGGGTGGTGAAAAAAACTGCCTAAGTCATTAAAAAAAGTTGTTGTCTTGTTCCGCCCGAGAACGCGATATTTTTTATGAAAGAAAGTGCCGTGGATAGCGTTTCCTCTGGATACGACCGATGATGGCTAAGGTAGGCGGTTGACTTGATTTTTTCGCTGTTTTCAGTAATGGCCTCTGGACGTTATCTTCTCTTTATCCCATCCTCTTTTTTATCTCGCAATTTTCAGAAAGACAAAATGATTGGTCATGAAGGTAGGGCGTAGTAGCGTCTCAGGCCATGAAACTTGAATGAAATTCAATAGAAATAATTCAATAAAAATATAAGCCAACATTCAACAGGAGAATTGACCAGTGAATCCCATTGAACTGACGAAAAATGTATACTGGGTTGGTGCCATTGATTGGATGACCAGAGATTTCCACGGCTATTCCACCGAACGCGGTACCACCTATAATGCCTATCTGATCGTCGATGAAAAGATTACCCTGATTGATACGGTCAAAGAGGGCTACCGTCGTGAATTGATGCACCGTATCCGCAATATTATTGATCCGAAAAAGATTGATTATATGGTTGTTAACCATGTGGAGATGGATCATTCCGGTGTCCTGCCTGAGGTGATTCGGGAGATTGAACCAGAAAAGGTTATCTGCTCCAAGATGGGGCATAAGGCCCTGATGAAGCATTTTCATGAAGCCGATTGGCCCTACCATGTCGTCACCCCTGGAGAAGAGCTGAGCCTGGGCGAGAAGACCCTGAACTTCGTTGAAACCCGGATGCTGCACTGGCCAGACTCTATGTTCACCTACATAAAGGAGGATCAGATCCTCTTTTCCAGTGATGCCTTTGGCGAGCATCTCGCCACCAGTGAGCGCTTTGACGACGAGGTCAATCAGGATGTCCTTATGTATGAGGCAACCAAGTATTATGCCAATATCCTGACCCTCTATTCTCCTCTTGTCAAAAAACTCATTAAGCAAGTAGAGGATATGCACCTGCCGATCAAAATGATTGCACCGGATCATGGTATCATCTGGCGGAAGAATCCGGGGAAGATCCTGGAGGCCTACTCACGCTGGTGCGTGAACGAGGGCAACGGTAAGGCCTTGATCATCTATGACAGCATGTGGCATTCTACTGAGATGATGGCGAAATCCATTGCCGCAGGTCTTCTGGATAAGGGGGTTAACTATAAGCTTTTGAATCTTCAGGTGAACCACCGCAGTAATGTTATGTGCGATGTCCTTGAGGCCAGTGCTATTATTCTTGGCTGCCCGACCCTGAACAACGGTATGCTGCCAAGGATGGCAGGCTTCCTGATGTACATGCGTGGTCTGCGACCGACCAATAAAATAGGGGCTGCCTTTGGCTCCTTTGGCTGGTCTGGCGAGGCAGTGAAGTTAATGAACACGGCTATGACGGAAATGCACTTCACCTTGGTGCATAAGGGATTAAAGGTGCAGTATGTTCCTGAGCACGGACATCTGCAGGAATGTGTGGAGCTTGGTCATACCGTGGGCCAGGCCCTGCTTGATATTCAGGAAGGAAAAGAGGTAGAAGCTGTCATCTGATCATCCCGACTTTATACCCACCAGCAAACAGGAGAAACCGAATGAAGATTGCAATAGATAAGAATATTGTTGAGTTCACGATGGAAAATCCGCAGGAAACTGCTGATATGGAGGTTCTTTGGCGCCTGTTAGTGGATTGCGTGGCTGAGAATAAACGGATGGAGCCCATTGGTGAATATATCCCGGTCAAGAGTAATGTGGCCCGGTTCATCATTGAGGGTGTTTCTGCAAAAACAGTGTACACCGACGAGCACGTCCAGGATGAATGCACGGTGGTGTGCAGGATCTGCAATAAGTACGCTCATCTCAAGTCCGGTGATTCGGTGCCGGTCTGCTGCGGTAAGCCGATGGAAGAGGTGGATTGAAAACCTGTTTCGCGTAGATTACCCGGCCTTGAAAAGATCGGGTAATCCATGCGGGGCAGCTTTTGGGAGCGCTGTTCTATAAGGTCAACCGTCCCTCTGTTTCCCCGGCCGCTGCCTCCTGCTCTTCCAGGACCCGCTGAAAAATAGCTGCAGCCATCTCGTTGTATTTCTTCACCTCATCCATCTTTCTTTGCCGTTCACAGAGCTTGGCCAATTCCTGGTAAATACTGCCCACCGCCGGATGCTCCTTGCCCCGTAATTTTTGGGTTACGGCCAGGGCCTGCTGATAATATTTTTCTGATTGTTCGTATTTGCCGCAGATGCGGTATGCCTCCCCGACGTTATTATAGATGATAATAATGCCTGCCAGATCCGGGGCAGGGGAGTTTTTCTTGATCTTGAGCAGTCGTTCGAGCAGGGGGATGGCATCTTGCTCGCCTTCCAGCTCCATATGCAGTCGGGCTAATTTGTCGAGGATATCAGCCAGAATAATATCGTCTCCAGCCGTATCCATAATGGCCAGGGCCTTTTTATAGGGCTCTTCCGCCTCTTCATACAGCCCTTGGCTTTCCTTGAGGAGTCCGACCTGATACCAGCAAATCCCCATTTCAGGATGATCTTGACCGACCAGCTTGGTCAGGCTGTCCATCGCCTTGCTATAATAGGCATCTGCCTGCTTATGCTGTCCGAACAGGGCTGCGCTGTAGGCCACTTCCCGCCGGGCCACGGCCAGCTCCACCGAGTCCTTGCCCTGTTGGCCAAGCAGCTTTTCCAGGACCATAAAGCGCATTAAGGCCTTTTTATGCTGGTACATCTTCCGGGCCAGCAGGCCAGCGGCCCGGAGATAATGGGGATTGGCCTTGTCAAGCTCCACCGCCTTATCAAAACGGACCATTGCCCGGTTGAAATCCATGCGGCATTCTGCCAGCCGGCCGCTGTGAAAGGCGGCAAAGGCACCGCCCTTTCCCCCTTTGCCGATCACCTTGTCAAGGATTTGTTCTGCCTCCAGGGTACTGTCCTTGCTGCATACGCTCTCGGCAGCCCGGCTATACAGGGCCTCTCCCAGCATACGTTGCATTTTGTCAAAGGCCATCAGGGCGCCTTTGCGACAGGTCGCCTCGTGCTTATAGCTCTGCTTGATAAAGGTCAGAGCCTCAGTCAGGCTGACAACGACAAGCTGCAGTCGTTCCCGTTTACTCTCCTCGTTTTGCTCCATCGCGGTAGTGACTGCCTGGAGAAACTTCTTCTTCTGGATAATCAGCCGCTGGGTATAGGCCTTGGGCGACAGTGCTACGCTATATTTCGACACAGTATGAATCCCTCCTCAACTCCGGTAAAGGTTCTGATCCAGGTGCTGGTGCTGCTTCGGATGTACGGCGGAACCTGACTTTTTGGACGTGTTTTCTGGGAAATCTTAAATATACAGGTATATCAGACCTTCTGGACAAGAACAAGAAAATCTTTTTCTGTTGACGCATTCTCCTGCACAGGCTAATCATGGACGACCATAAAGATATTGTACAAGAAAACAGAGAAGATGCCAATTGCCATGCCCACAAAAAACACCGCTTTATCGCCCTATACCCTCCTGCATAAGTCCAGTGAATGCCCGGCCCGTTGTGGTCAGGTGCGTACCCTGCACGGAACCTTTGCTACCCCGGTCTTTATGCCAGTGGGGACCTTGGGCACGGTCAAGGCGGTCACCCCGGAAAACCTGGAAGAACTCGGGGCCCAGATTATCCTGGGCAATACCTATCACCTCTTTATTCGGCCTGGCCATGAGTTGGTGCGCAGCTTTGGTGGTCTGCACGGCTTCATGCATTGGGATAAGCCCATCCTCACCGACTCCGGCGGCTTTCAGATCTTCAGTCTCAAGGAGTTGGCCAAAATTACCGAGGAGGGCGCGACCTTCCGTTCCCATATGGACGGGGCTAAGCTCTTTCTCAGTCCAGAAAAGGCGGTCGAAGTCCAGGAGGCCTTGGGGGCAGACATCATGATGGTACTGGACACCTGCATTCCCTATCCAGCCACCTTGGACGAGGCGCAAAAGGCCACTGCTCTGACCGCTCGCTGGGCCCGGCGCTGTCGGGCGGCCCAGTCAGATACTGGTCAGCTGCTGTTCGGTATCCTCCAGGGGGGTATGTATCCTGAGCTCCGTAAACCCGCTGCTGAGGAACTGATCGAGATCGGTTTTGATGGCTATGCCATGGGCGGCCTGTCCGTGGGGGAGCCCAAAGAGCTCATGCATGAGATGCTGGATGCCTCGGTCCATCTTTTGCCGGACAGTCATCCCAAATACCTGATGGGGGTTGGTACCCCGGAGGACTTGGTTGAGGGGGTCTATCGGGGCGTGGATATGTTTGATTGCGTCATGCCTACTCGCAATGCCCGCAATGGAATGCTCTTTACTTCACAGGGCAGAGTTGTTATAAAAAATAGTCGATATCGGGAAGATCCGCGGCCCCTGGACGAGCAATGTACCTGCTATACCTGCCGCCATTATTCTCGGGCCTATCTGCGTCATCTTTTTCAATGCCGGGAGATCCTGGCCTATCAGCTGAACAGTATCCATAACCTGCATTATTACTGCACGTTGATGGCTGATATGCGGCGAGCCATTGCAGAAGATCGTTTTTTGGCCTTTCGTCGAAATTTTTATGCCCAGCGGGAACGCCCGCAATAACCACGAGAAAAGTATCT is from Candidatus Electrothrix sp. GW3-4 and encodes:
- a CDS encoding methyltransferase domain-containing protein; amino-acid sequence: MDPQTLPAEAQELYQRIKQQYRVAFEALKLDDELQLHLLKITDIEQMLAGKDPLKNPSEFPFWVRLWEAAVVLSRLMVNVRPAPGATVLELGAGLGAPGLTAAALGCSVTLTDYEEIILDFGRVSAAASKLDQVQFSLLDWLDPPEMERYDIVLGAEVLFREEFFQPLLSVLRRAVKPDGVVYLAHDLKRKSVYPFLQLAEKEYVISASKRVLKSLEQDKEILLTRLTPR
- a CDS encoding bifunctional precorrin-2 dehydrogenase/sirohydrochlorin ferrochelatase, producing the protein MYPVSLNIAGKLCVVVGGGNVAARKVLSLLKAQASVRIISPQLTEALSGQVANAAVDWWGRGYQSGDLDGALLVFAATDNRQVQDAVVRDAQKAGLLINVADAPELCDFQVPAVVRRDNLSIAVSTNGASPALAGKIRQELEERYGEEYAVLLRLMARLRARICNDASSEGGDRRRVFQNILHEDIIQWIRGGQWERIAQHLDTVLGPGRHFDLSELREREITP
- the ccsA gene encoding cytochrome c biogenesis protein CcsA — its product is MSYLLFQTSFAAYLAAAVVYTVFFWSQKNRIRNVARIVFVGAASLHTLNILFRYIEAGHTPITSIHETVSFFAWSIAWCHLSFRWRYTVKNSGTFTAIIVLLLMLAASLASREILPLPPELRSWWLPIHASISIIAAAFLTLAAIGGIMYLLQERELKQKRFGFFFSRLPSLDTLDKLNQHCISIGFPLMTVGMFAGYAWARQIWGGRPWHWNPKIIMSVITWLLYAGLMHQRFTMGWRGRRAAWITVIAFFAVLLTLWFMLREGV
- the hemA gene encoding glutamyl-tRNA reductase is translated as MGQDSIVLLGVNHKKTPLEIREKLALTGGYKEPLETLRKLAGLKEYYLLSTCNRVEVLFICQDPEQMRREVLDLLFAGKVSRDEVSGCIYVYENEEAVRHLFMVSSSLDSMIVGESQILGQLKEAFRHAAEQKTAGLILNRLLHKSFSVAKRVRTETRIGANAVSISYAAVELGRKIFGDLRGKRVMLVGAGEMAELAAEHLVGQGIQEVVVANRTLARAMKLAARFKGRAVGLDEVVEQLLDVDILISSTGAEGLVLYKKDIAPLMPRRRNRPLFFIDIAVPRDLDPEINTLENIYLYDIDDLNNVVEMNREQRDKEAIKARRIVEEETLKFQRWLEGMEVTPTIVDLRAIAESICQAELAKTLPRLNGISAKERESIERMASSIVGKILHHPMQYLKADHDSLDQSERIMQVRTLFQLNEQGNQADD
- a CDS encoding transcriptional repressor — encoded protein: MKDILRMTHQRELILEELGNCHNHPTADALYERIKKKLPRISLATVYRNLEILSEAGMIRKLEISGRQKRFDKEIEQHDHVFCVQCRRVDDIRFDQSRLISLEEGQSQGYKISGCRVEFFGLCPKCQARNKKKVAKKDDCDAGCKGACKKSVLSVRQREVLKALATSDDVCANKDIAAVTSLEPKQISCQLTALKKKGFVTSPVRCKYEITEAGKAAL
- the rbr gene encoding rubrerythrin; protein product: MTVLQGSQTEKNILTAFAGESQARNRYSFAAKVAKKEGLVQISNIFEKTAEQERAHAKTLFKLLEGGEVEVQASFPAGTIGTTMENLEAAAAGEEHEYMEMYPDFAKVAEEEGFSLVAATFRAIARAEQQHAKQYRSFISNLKDGKVFKRDETVTWYCIKCGFLHESPEAPLKCPACSHPQGYFELLAENW
- a CDS encoding peroxiredoxin, with translation MCRLVTKQAPGFTATAVMGDGSFKDDFTLSDYRGKYVILFFYPLDFTFVCPSEIIAFDKALAKFHEKNCEVIGVSIDSQFSHWAWRNTPVNNGGIGEIQYPLVADLDKTISRQYGVLLDMGVALRGTFLIDKEGVIRHAVVNDLPLGRSIEEALRMVDALIFHETHGDVCPANWKEGEDAMTPTAEGVADYLSKNAS
- a CDS encoding desulfoferrodoxin — its product is MMTKKNEVYKCPLCGNIVQVLHTGAGELVCCGQPMELMTENTVDAAQEKHIPVVEKTENGYTVTVGSVAHPMEEKHWIEWIELVTDTAVYRADLKPGDAPEAVFCTEAGAVTARAYCNLHGLWKA
- a CDS encoding rubredoxin → METYTCDVCGYDYNPEAGDPDNDVAPGTPWDQVPEEWICPVCGAGKDAFEVA
- a CDS encoding flavodoxin domain-containing protein — its product is MNPIELTKNVYWVGAIDWMTRDFHGYSTERGTTYNAYLIVDEKITLIDTVKEGYRRELMHRIRNIIDPKKIDYMVVNHVEMDHSGVLPEVIREIEPEKVICSKMGHKALMKHFHEADWPYHVVTPGEELSLGEKTLNFVETRMLHWPDSMFTYIKEDQILFSSDAFGEHLATSERFDDEVNQDVLMYEATKYYANILTLYSPLVKKLIKQVEDMHLPIKMIAPDHGIIWRKNPGKILEAYSRWCVNEGNGKALIIYDSMWHSTEMMAKSIAAGLLDKGVNYKLLNLQVNHRSNVMCDVLEASAIILGCPTLNNGMLPRMAGFLMYMRGLRPTNKIGAAFGSFGWSGEAVKLMNTAMTEMHFTLVHKGLKVQYVPEHGHLQECVELGHTVGQALLDIQEGKEVEAVI
- a CDS encoding tetratricopeptide repeat protein, which gives rise to MSKYSVALSPKAYTQRLIIQKKKFLQAVTTAMEQNEESKRERLQLVVVSLTEALTFIKQSYKHEATCRKGALMAFDKMQRMLGEALYSRAAESVCSKDSTLEAEQILDKVIGKGGKGGAFAAFHSGRLAECRMDFNRAMVRFDKAVELDKANPHYLRAAGLLARKMYQHKKALMRFMVLEKLLGQQGKDSVELAVARREVAYSAALFGQHKQADAYYSKAMDSLTKLVGQDHPEMGICWYQVGLLKESQGLYEEAEEPYKKALAIMDTAGDDIILADILDKLARLHMELEGEQDAIPLLERLLKIKKNSPAPDLAGIIIIYNNVGEAYRICGKYEQSEKYYQQALAVTQKLRGKEHPAVGSIYQELAKLCERQRKMDEVKKYNEMAAAIFQRVLEEQEAAAGETEGRLTL